The genomic DNA TCGAGTCCATTGTGACCGCGCCCGAGCCCACCCCACGCGTGACCGTGGTGCAGGCCATCCCGAAATCCGAGCGCGCCGAACTCGCCGTGGATCTCGCCACCCAAGCCGGCGCCGATGAGATCATCGCCTGGCAGGCGGATCGCTGCGTGGCTAAATGGGACGGCAAGAAGGCTCCCAAGGCGGTGGCCAAGTGGCAGGCGGCCGCCGATTCCGCGGCCAAGCAATCCCGTCGCACCCGCATCCCACAGGTTCGTGGCCCGCTGACCACCCCGCAGCTCCTCCAAGAATTCAGCGGCGGCCGCGGCGGTGATCCCTCGGGTGTACCTACCTTGCTCGTATTGCACGAGGAAGTTACCGCCTCCATTAAGGACGTGCCGCTTACAGAGGACGTCGTCCTGCTCGTGGGTCCAGAGGGCGGCATCGGCGACGCTGAGCTTGCCCGCCTCAAAGAAGCGGGTGCCACGCCCATTAAGCTCGGCCCAGAAGTATTGCGCAC from Corynebacterium tuberculostearicum includes the following:
- a CDS encoding 16S rRNA (uracil(1498)-N(3))-methyltransferase → MSLPVFIHPDLSAARTGEAFSFSGPEARHAVTVKRMGEGERLELIDGTGIRLTLTITDTSGKDFLEGTVESIVTAPEPTPRVTVVQAIPKSERAELAVDLATQAGADEIIAWQADRCVAKWDGKKAPKAVAKWQAAADSAAKQSRRTRIPQVRGPLTTPQLLQEFSGGRGGDPSGVPTLLVLHEEVTASIKDVPLTEDVVLLVGPEGGIGDAELARLKEAGATPIKLGPEVLRTASAAMVALAAIGMRTERW